In the Lentimicrobium sp. L6 genome, one interval contains:
- a CDS encoding gamma carbonic anhydrase family protein, with translation MALIKKVKGIEPIIGKNVFLADNATLVGDVEIGDDCSIWFNAVVRGDVHSIRIGKNVNIQDGAVIHCTYQKAGVIIGDNVSIAHNAIIHGCTIEANVLVGMGAILMDDVYVESNSLIAAGALVSKGTRVKSGEVWAGVPAKKIKDIDESLLEGEVNRISSSYNMYASWYGEEENK, from the coding sequence ATGGCACTGATCAAAAAAGTAAAAGGGATAGAACCCATTATAGGCAAAAATGTATTTTTAGCTGACAATGCAACCCTAGTTGGTGATGTTGAAATCGGCGACGATTGTAGTATATGGTTTAATGCAGTGGTGAGAGGCGATGTTCATTCTATTAGAATTGGTAAGAATGTAAATATTCAGGATGGTGCTGTTATCCATTGTACTTATCAAAAAGCAGGAGTTATTATTGGTGATAATGTTTCCATTGCTCATAATGCCATTATCCATGGTTGTACCATAGAAGCCAATGTGTTAGTTGGAATGGGTGCTATTTTAATGGACGATGTTTATGTGGAGAGCAATAGCCTTATTGCTGCAGGTGCATTAGTTTCAAAAGGAACTAGAGTGAAATCAGGGGAGGTCTGGGCTGGAGTACCCGCCAAGAAAATTAAGGATATTGATGAATCATTATTGGAAGGTGAAGTGAATAGAATCTCTTCATCCTATAATATGTATGCCAGTTGGTATGGTGAAGAGGAGAACAAATAA
- a CDS encoding DegV family protein: MFINKGGTLKYEGINTNVLNGKRFYYSFLAGAQRIFEHQKAINKINVFPVQDGDTGTNLASTMRSIIDTYIPTSNLKITADAIADAALVGARGNSGIIFAQFIYGFSDILDKDKDNISVEDFSKALKSAVIYSYEAISNPVEGTMITVMREWAESVDKLKDKFQDFNELIAASLSSAKKSLEETPKKLEVLAKAKVVDAGGKAFVHFLEGMTDFFLHGEIRSILQARNVVKIQDVSEHISHEEVNYRYCTECLVVMDKANDNLKNIFKNKLSSYGDSLVIAGSPRKLRLHIHTDDPAHVFSHIEPYGNITFQKVDDMVMQKEIVNNRKLPIGFITDSACDLPKELIDKYQIQVVPLKIHFGEQFFLDGLTLKPKELYKKMDSSPIYPNSAQPSYHDFLNKYDYLATHYDSIIGIHISAKLSGVWSNSNKAGTSIAQQQNKDISIVNSKNAACGQGLIVLRAAMAAESGMTKDQIVNKMDEWAIKTHTLVSSKTMKYMVKSGRVSPVKGAIGKLLSLKPLVKVNNEGSADIFGKPLSEKGSIKLVMNEMRKLISDHEIWGFAISHANNESTANHYAKEVEKLTGIKPAFISDATPALALNAGPGVVALSLMLK; this comes from the coding sequence GTGTTCATTAACAAAGGAGGAACATTGAAATACGAAGGTATTAATACCAATGTGCTAAATGGCAAAAGATTCTATTACAGTTTCTTAGCTGGAGCTCAGAGAATATTCGAACATCAAAAGGCTATAAATAAGATAAATGTTTTCCCTGTTCAGGATGGAGACACTGGCACAAATTTAGCTAGTACCATGCGTTCCATTATAGACACCTATATTCCAACCTCAAATTTAAAAATAACTGCTGATGCCATTGCTGATGCTGCATTGGTAGGAGCTAGAGGAAACTCAGGAATTATCTTCGCGCAATTTATTTATGGTTTTTCTGATATTTTAGACAAAGACAAAGATAATATCTCTGTTGAGGATTTTTCAAAAGCCTTAAAATCTGCTGTTATATATAGCTATGAAGCTATTAGTAATCCTGTAGAAGGTACCATGATTACTGTGATGCGTGAATGGGCAGAATCCGTGGATAAGCTAAAAGACAAATTCCAAGATTTTAATGAATTGATAGCCGCATCATTAAGCAGTGCAAAAAAAAGCTTAGAGGAAACTCCGAAAAAGCTTGAGGTTTTAGCAAAAGCAAAAGTGGTAGATGCTGGTGGAAAAGCATTTGTTCATTTCTTAGAAGGTATGACCGACTTTTTCCTACACGGAGAAATTCGTTCTATACTTCAAGCCAGAAACGTAGTTAAAATACAAGATGTAAGTGAGCATATTTCTCATGAAGAAGTAAACTACAGATACTGCACTGAATGTTTAGTAGTTATGGATAAAGCCAATGATAATTTGAAAAATATTTTTAAAAACAAATTATCAAGCTATGGGGATTCATTAGTTATTGCGGGGTCACCTAGAAAATTACGTCTACACATACATACCGACGATCCAGCACATGTGTTTTCACATATAGAACCATATGGAAACATTACCTTTCAAAAAGTTGATGATATGGTGATGCAAAAGGAAATAGTAAATAATCGTAAACTGCCTATTGGTTTCATTACTGATAGTGCTTGCGATTTACCTAAAGAACTCATTGATAAATACCAGATTCAAGTAGTTCCACTTAAAATACATTTTGGAGAGCAGTTTTTCCTAGATGGTCTGACTTTAAAGCCCAAAGAATTATATAAGAAAATGGACTCCTCTCCTATTTATCCCAATTCAGCACAACCTAGTTATCATGATTTTTTAAATAAATATGATTATTTGGCTACTCATTATGATTCTATCATTGGGATACATATCAGCGCTAAACTAAGCGGAGTTTGGAGTAATTCTAATAAAGCGGGAACAAGTATTGCTCAACAGCAAAATAAAGACATATCGATAGTTAATTCAAAGAATGCTGCATGTGGGCAAGGCTTAATCGTGTTACGTGCTGCTATGGCAGCTGAATCGGGTATGACAAAAGACCAAATCGTTAATAAAATGGACGAGTGGGCTATAAAAACCCACACATTAGTTAGCAGTAAAACCATGAAATATATGGTGAAAAGTGGAAGAGTGAGTCCTGTTAAAGGTGCTATTGGTAAACTGCTCAGCCTAAAACCTCTTGTAAAGGTTAATAATGAAGGATCTGCTGATATATTTGGCAAACCACTTAGTGAAAAGGGTAGCATTAAATTAGTGATGAATGAGATGAGAAAGCTCATTTCAGATCACGAAATTTGGGGATTTGCCATTTCACATGCCAATAATGAATCTACAGCTAATCATTATGCAAAAGAAGTCGAAAAACTAACAGGTATTAAACCTGCTTTTATTAGCGACGCCACTCCTGCCCTTGCATTAAATGCAGGACCTGGAGTTGTTGCTTTATCATTAATGTTGAAATAA
- a CDS encoding S9 family peptidase, with product MKKLMYLGMGALIMFSSCQNGEHNKMTMEKPLARKDAKELVTHGDKRVDDYFWMRLSDEQKNAETPDGQTQEVLDYLNAENAYTEQVMEHTAPLQQKLYDEIIARIQQTDQSVPVRKNGYWYYSRYEEGMDYAFNCRKKDTDGATEEVMLNQNVMSEGLSYFAVGGQAVSPDNKLLVYGVDTVSRRQYTLFVKNLATGELLKDVLENTTGGATWANDNKTIFYTTKDPVTLRSNKIFKHVLGTDQSKDKLVYEESDETYNTFVYKTKSDKYLMIGSSQTLSTEFRFLDANTPNGEWKVIQPREEDMIYSVSHFGKDFYITTNWDAKNFRLMKTPVNKTTKDNWTEVIAHRDNVLLEGIEIFKKFLVVSEMKEGLSEIRVINWRTNDEYYMEFNDPAYMAYVSANPEFDTEILRYGYTSLTTPNSTFDYNMVTKEQELLKQQEIMDPNFSPENYASERVMVEVRDGVKVPVSMVYRKGMERTGKNPLLLYAYGSYGSSTDPYFSSVRLSLLDRGFIFAIAHVRGGQEMGRHWYEDGKLLKKMNTFNDFIDCGKYLVDEKYTSSDHLYAYGGSAGGLLMGGIINMDPELWNGVVAAVPFVDVVSTMLDESIPLTTGEFDEWGNPKNEEYYHYMKSYSPYDNIERKAYPNLLITTGYWDSQVQYWEPAKWIAKLRAYKTDDNLLMMDCNMDVGHGGASGRFKRYKEIALMYAFFLDLEDIKE from the coding sequence ATGAAAAAATTAATGTATTTGGGAATGGGAGCATTAATCATGTTCAGTTCCTGTCAAAATGGTGAGCATAATAAAATGACTATGGAGAAACCCCTTGCACGTAAAGACGCCAAAGAGTTAGTAACACATGGCGATAAACGAGTAGATGATTATTTTTGGATGCGTTTATCTGATGAACAAAAGAATGCAGAAACTCCAGATGGTCAAACCCAAGAAGTTTTAGATTATTTAAATGCAGAAAATGCATACACCGAGCAGGTAATGGAACATACAGCTCCACTACAACAAAAGTTATATGATGAAATAATTGCACGAATTCAGCAAACGGATCAAAGTGTTCCGGTTCGTAAGAATGGATACTGGTATTATTCAAGATATGAGGAAGGTATGGATTATGCATTCAATTGTCGTAAGAAAGATACTGACGGAGCTACAGAAGAAGTGATGCTAAACCAGAATGTGATGTCTGAAGGACTTAGCTATTTTGCTGTTGGTGGTCAAGCAGTAAGTCCAGACAATAAACTTTTGGTGTATGGCGTAGATACGGTCTCTCGTCGTCAGTATACTCTTTTTGTCAAGAACTTAGCTACAGGTGAGTTATTAAAAGATGTATTGGAGAATACCACCGGTGGAGCTACCTGGGCGAATGACAACAAAACTATCTTTTACACAACTAAAGATCCTGTTACCTTACGTTCCAATAAAATCTTTAAGCATGTTCTTGGAACAGATCAATCAAAAGATAAATTGGTGTATGAAGAGTCTGACGAAACCTATAATACTTTTGTATACAAAACCAAATCGGATAAGTATTTAATGATTGGTTCCAGCCAGACTTTATCTACTGAGTTCCGTTTCCTCGATGCCAATACTCCAAATGGGGAATGGAAAGTGATACAACCTAGAGAAGAGGACATGATTTATAGCGTTTCTCATTTTGGTAAGGATTTTTATATCACCACTAACTGGGATGCAAAAAACTTCCGTTTAATGAAAACTCCAGTGAATAAAACCACCAAGGATAACTGGACAGAAGTGATTGCGCATAGAGATAATGTTTTGTTAGAAGGAATCGAAATATTTAAAAAATTCTTAGTGGTTTCTGAAATGAAAGAAGGTTTAAGTGAAATCAGAGTCATTAACTGGAGAACTAATGACGAATATTATATGGAGTTTAATGATCCTGCCTATATGGCTTATGTTTCAGCAAATCCTGAATTTGATACTGAGATTTTAAGATATGGCTACACTTCTTTAACTACACCAAATAGTACTTTTGACTATAATATGGTGACTAAGGAACAAGAATTACTCAAACAACAAGAGATTATGGATCCTAATTTCTCCCCAGAAAATTATGCTTCGGAGAGAGTAATGGTAGAAGTTAGAGATGGTGTTAAGGTTCCGGTTTCTATGGTTTATAGGAAAGGAATGGAGCGTACGGGAAAGAATCCTCTATTGCTTTATGCTTATGGTTCTTATGGTAGTAGTACCGATCCTTATTTTAGTTCTGTTAGACTCAGCTTACTCGATCGTGGCTTTATATTTGCCATTGCTCATGTAAGAGGAGGTCAAGAAATGGGAAGGCATTGGTATGAGGATGGAAAACTCCTAAAGAAGATGAATACTTTCAATGATTTTATCGACTGTGGGAAATATTTAGTGGACGAGAAATATACTTCTAGCGATCATCTTTATGCTTATGGTGGTTCTGCCGGCGGTTTATTAATGGGTGGAATTATCAATATGGATCCAGAATTATGGAATGGTGTAGTTGCTGCTGTACCTTTTGTTGATGTGGTTTCTACCATGTTGGATGAGAGTATTCCACTAACAACTGGTGAGTTCGACGAGTGGGGAAATCCTAAAAACGAAGAATACTACCATTATATGAAGTCTTATTCTCCTTATGATAATATCGAAAGAAAAGCTTATCCTAACCTTTTAATCACCACAGGGTACTGGGATAGCCAAGTTCAGTATTGGGAACCAGCTAAATGGATTGCTAAACTAAGAGCCTATAAAACCGATGATAATCTGTTAATGATGGATTGCAATATGGATGTAGGACATGGAGGTGCCTCTGGACGTTTCAAGAGATATAAAGAAATTGCATTGATGTATGCTTTCTTCCTCGATTTAGAAGATATTAAAGAATAG
- a CDS encoding DUF5684 domain-containing protein: MSEFQELFLGLTVSTWLSISLFIAVVYIVAQWKIYEKAGQKGWAALIPFYNLYILLKIVGKPGWWLLLIIFVPFFNIILIIWMTNLLSKSFGKDVLFTIGLIFFGIIFYPILGFGDAKYIGPAGK; encoded by the coding sequence ATGAGCGAATTTCAAGAATTATTTTTAGGGCTTACCGTTTCAACTTGGTTATCCATCTCTCTATTTATTGCTGTTGTATATATTGTAGCCCAGTGGAAAATATACGAAAAAGCTGGTCAAAAGGGTTGGGCAGCACTTATTCCATTTTACAACCTTTATATTCTTTTAAAAATTGTCGGTAAACCTGGATGGTGGTTATTACTCATCATTTTTGTACCATTTTTCAATATTATCCTAATCATTTGGATGACAAACCTTCTTTCAAAAAGTTTCGGTAAAGATGTGTTATTTACTATAGGACTAATATTCTTTGGAATTATCTTCTACCCCATTTTAGGTTTTGGTGACGCTAAATATATAGGCCCAGCAGGAAAATAA
- a CDS encoding YraN family protein — protein MADHNDLGNFGEKLALEYLVKKGYKILETNWRFIHKEIDIIARKDDFIVFIEVKTRKTNYFGEPYTFVNKTKQGFLVKAANEYIVRFNIQEEARFDIISVLYNENKKDITHIEDAFYARM, from the coding sequence ATGGCAGATCACAATGACTTAGGAAATTTTGGAGAAAAGTTAGCTCTCGAATATTTGGTAAAAAAAGGATACAAAATCTTAGAAACCAATTGGAGATTCATTCACAAAGAAATAGACATCATTGCCCGAAAAGATGATTTCATTGTTTTTATAGAAGTAAAAACCCGGAAAACTAACTATTTTGGAGAGCCATATACCTTCGTTAACAAGACTAAACAAGGCTTTTTAGTTAAGGCGGCCAATGAATATATTGTCCGTTTTAACATTCAAGAAGAAGCCCGATTCGACATTATTTCAGTGCTATATAACGAAAACAAAAAAGATATTACTCATATTGAAGATGCTTTTTATGCCAGAATGTAA
- a CDS encoding DUF2795 domain-containing protein codes for MYWTLELASKLEDAPWPASKEELIDFSIRSGAPDEVIENLSELEDEGEIYERIEDIWPDYPTKEDFFFNEDEY; via the coding sequence ATGTATTGGACATTAGAATTAGCTTCAAAACTTGAAGACGCTCCTTGGCCAGCCTCAAAGGAGGAGCTTATTGACTTTAGCATCAGATCTGGCGCACCCGATGAAGTAATTGAAAACTTAAGCGAATTGGAGGACGAAGGTGAAATTTATGAGAGAATCGAGGACATATGGCCTGATTATCCCACGAAAGAGGATTTTTTCTTTAACGAAGACGAGTACTAA
- a CDS encoding LD-carboxypeptidase, giving the protein MKRPPYLKSGDRIGLVSPARKISSQEVKSAVKLLQRWGLEPVFGRHIFSSHHQFGGKDAERTSDMQEFLDDINVKGILSTRGGYGSVRIIDQLDFSKFKVHPKWLIGYSDITVFHSHIHQVLEIETIHGTMPINFPTNLVENESILSLKQALFGELEAYQLKNCQVLREGNVTAPLIGGNLSILYSLLGSISDINTDGKILFIEDLDEYLYHMDRMMMNLKRTGKLHHLKALIVGGMNDMNDNTIPYGQSAKEIIWETVKEYDYPVIFDFPSGHIEPNMALYLGRKIDLQAYNNELKISFL; this is encoded by the coding sequence ATGAAAAGACCTCCCTACTTAAAATCAGGTGATAGAATTGGTTTGGTTTCACCAGCAAGAAAAATATCATCACAAGAAGTAAAATCAGCGGTAAAGTTATTGCAAAGATGGGGTTTAGAACCCGTTTTTGGACGCCACATTTTCTCATCTCACCATCAATTTGGAGGGAAAGATGCTGAAAGGACTTCCGATATGCAAGAGTTTCTTGACGATATTAATGTGAAAGGAATACTATCGACCAGAGGAGGATATGGAAGTGTAAGGATTATTGACCAATTAGATTTCTCTAAATTTAAAGTTCACCCCAAATGGCTAATAGGGTATTCTGATATCACTGTTTTTCATTCGCATATTCATCAAGTTTTAGAAATTGAAACCATTCACGGCACTATGCCCATTAATTTCCCAACAAATCTAGTGGAAAATGAGTCTATACTAAGTTTGAAACAAGCTTTATTTGGCGAATTAGAGGCCTATCAATTAAAGAATTGTCAAGTTTTACGAGAAGGAAATGTAACAGCTCCACTAATTGGTGGCAATTTATCCATACTATACAGCTTATTAGGTAGTATAAGTGATATAAATACGGATGGAAAAATACTATTTATTGAAGACTTGGATGAATATCTATACCACATGGATAGAATGATGATGAACCTCAAACGCACTGGTAAACTTCATCATCTAAAAGCCCTAATCGTTGGTGGAATGAATGATATGAATGACAATACCATCCCCTATGGACAATCTGCAAAAGAAATTATTTGGGAGACGGTGAAAGAATATGATTATCCAGTTATTTTTGATTTCCCTAGTGGACATATAGAACCCAATATGGCACTTTATTTAGGACGAAAGATTGATTTACAAGCATATAATAATGAATTGAAAATAAGTTTTTTGTAA
- a CDS encoding GYDIA family GHMP kinase produces MNIAAFHSNGKLLITGEYLVLDGALAMAVPTKYGQRLEVSLHEEFSGIRWEAKVLNKGWLQVNFGSRLFNIIHTNDQKMALHLKNILKKAFDLASISVDNQKGIKIRTNLDFDKNWGLGSSSTLLSNIGYWLDVNPHQLVRQTSNGSGVDVATARSNSPIFYQLVNGEPKVTTIDFNPLFKKNIYFVHLGKKQNSSNSVASYKQKVKASSQNIVEVSLLSEVISKTKSLFDFDKALAEHEKIISSLIGEPRIKDTYFNDFDGEIKSLGAWGGDFVLATYSGDEQDLKKYFRNKGHQTILSYDDMVL; encoded by the coding sequence ATGAACATAGCCGCATTTCATTCCAACGGAAAATTACTCATTACTGGGGAATACCTAGTTCTTGATGGTGCTTTGGCTATGGCTGTCCCTACAAAATATGGACAACGCCTCGAAGTGAGTTTGCATGAAGAGTTCAGTGGTATTCGTTGGGAAGCCAAAGTATTAAATAAAGGATGGCTTCAAGTAAACTTCGGGTCCAGACTATTTAATATCATCCACACCAACGATCAGAAGATGGCTTTACATTTGAAAAACATCCTCAAAAAAGCTTTCGATTTGGCAAGTATTTCTGTAGATAATCAGAAAGGCATTAAAATAAGAACCAATCTAGATTTTGATAAAAATTGGGGTTTGGGCTCTAGTTCTACTTTATTATCGAATATAGGTTATTGGCTCGATGTAAATCCTCATCAATTGGTGCGTCAAACCAGTAATGGTAGTGGGGTAGATGTGGCAACTGCTCGCAGTAATAGTCCTATATTCTATCAGTTGGTCAATGGAGAACCCAAGGTGACAACCATCGACTTTAATCCCTTATTTAAGAAGAATATATATTTTGTTCATTTGGGCAAGAAGCAGAATTCTTCCAATAGTGTAGCTTCTTATAAGCAAAAAGTAAAAGCTTCCAGTCAAAATATAGTGGAGGTAAGTCTATTAAGTGAGGTCATATCAAAAACAAAATCCCTCTTCGATTTTGATAAAGCATTGGCAGAGCATGAGAAAATTATTTCCAGTTTAATAGGGGAACCAAGAATAAAGGATACCTATTTCAACGATTTTGATGGAGAAATAAAATCTCTAGGTGCCTGGGGTGGAGATTTTGTATTGGCTACCTATTCTGGTGATGAGCAAGATTTAAAAAAATACTTCCGAAACAAAGGTCATCAAACCATATTGAGTTACGATGACATGGTCTTATAG
- a CDS encoding DNA-binding protein, translating into MKNLIIIIALGLGLMACNNAEKTNTTNTQSDASYEDALAKINSTMHEAKVLEATTSGSYTYVKLEENGKTFMAAVSAREVKIGDTYYYKDAMEMKNFESKSLGKVFSSIFFINDFYATKPEQKEKTIGGEHKNDQDVHTKIKVEKAANGYTLAEVFEKKSKLKDQEIIVKGQVVKINEEIMNTNWVHIQDGTEYNGVFDLTVTTSDAIDFKIGDVVTFKGKLILNKDFGHGYKYDFLLEDSKKQ; encoded by the coding sequence ATGAAAAATCTAATCATTATTATTGCTTTAGGTCTGGGATTAATGGCTTGCAATAATGCCGAAAAAACCAATACCACGAATACCCAAAGTGATGCTTCCTATGAAGATGCTTTGGCAAAAATAAATAGTACTATGCATGAGGCTAAAGTACTAGAAGCTACAACTAGTGGATCCTATACTTATGTAAAATTAGAAGAAAATGGTAAAACTTTTATGGCAGCTGTAAGTGCTCGTGAGGTAAAAATTGGCGATACCTACTATTATAAAGATGCCATGGAAATGAAAAACTTCGAAAGTAAAAGCTTAGGTAAAGTATTTTCATCAATCTTTTTTATCAATGATTTTTATGCAACTAAACCAGAACAAAAGGAAAAAACTATCGGTGGAGAACATAAAAATGATCAAGATGTTCATACAAAAATAAAAGTTGAAAAAGCTGCAAATGGATATACATTAGCCGAAGTTTTTGAAAAGAAATCAAAATTAAAAGACCAAGAAATTATAGTTAAAGGTCAAGTGGTGAAAATTAACGAAGAAATCATGAATACCAATTGGGTTCATATTCAAGATGGAACAGAGTATAATGGGGTGTTTGATTTAACGGTAACTACAAGCGATGCTATTGACTTTAAAATAGGCGATGTGGTGACTTTTAAAGGTAAACTAATCCTTAACAAAGACTTTGGTCATGGTTATAAGTATGACTTTTTATTGGAAGATTCTAAGAAGCAATAG
- the coaD gene encoding pantetheine-phosphate adenylyltransferase — protein MERIAVFPGSFDPITKGHESVIKRAALLFDKIIVAIGVNSQKNTFFDMDVRVKMIEATFEDFDNISVSHYSGLTVDYCKSVNANYLLRGLRTAADFEFERSIGQINKQMDTSIETIFMLTQPEHTPLNSSIIRDILKHGGNAQQFVPKKAWNIILENI, from the coding sequence ATGGAACGAATTGCGGTATTCCCCGGCTCTTTTGACCCAATTACGAAAGGTCATGAGTCTGTTATTAAAAGGGCAGCTTTATTATTTGATAAAATTATTGTAGCCATAGGAGTTAATTCTCAGAAAAATACTTTTTTTGATATGGATGTTCGTGTTAAAATGATAGAAGCTACTTTTGAGGATTTCGATAATATAAGTGTAAGCCATTATTCTGGCTTAACTGTTGATTATTGCAAATCTGTTAATGCAAATTATTTATTGAGAGGACTAAGAACAGCTGCAGATTTTGAATTTGAAAGAAGCATTGGTCAAATCAATAAACAAATGGATACTTCAATTGAAACCATATTTATGCTCACTCAGCCAGAGCATACTCCTTTAAACTCTTCCATTATTAGGGATATTTTGAAACATGGTGGGAATGCACAGCAATTTGTACCTAAAAAAGCTTGGAATATTATTTTAGAAAATATTTAG
- the tilS gene encoding tRNA lysidine(34) synthetase TilS, translating to MLKSFLNFSQHHQLTSSSPVLIGVSGGRDSVVLCDLYHLAKIDFAIAHCNFGLRAEESNEDEKFVIQLAKKYQVPLFRTKIPTKAYAEESGISIQMSARAQRVNWFKKLCKENEFEYYATAHHSDDAIETYFINQIRGTGISGLHGILPKQGTLIHPLLFASREDITQHAEVNNLSWREDSSNAKTKYLRNKIRHQVLPLLQEINGGVKQTIIENMGRFYETEQIYLQKIEELKKELLLKTKEGWSIPLETLRSHAQATTILYEFLKEFGFNYSQCKQVLQENEFSQVGALFYSSSYQLLRDRKYLLLKETISDDVQEYDIKSTSSPIETPIKLKIESSENTDIIADKNIAKLDADLIEFPLKIRKWKQGDYFYPLGMKGQKKLVSDFFIDHKMSLFEKQNTWVLCSKNKIVWIIGHRIDNRFKISSQTSKTIIISTLPTDC from the coding sequence ATGTTAAAATCCTTTTTAAATTTTAGTCAGCACCATCAACTCACCTCCTCCTCTCCCGTTTTAATTGGTGTATCAGGAGGTAGAGATTCTGTAGTTTTATGTGATTTATACCATCTTGCAAAAATTGATTTTGCGATTGCTCATTGCAATTTCGGATTGAGAGCTGAAGAATCTAACGAAGACGAAAAATTTGTAATCCAATTGGCCAAAAAGTATCAAGTCCCATTGTTTAGAACCAAAATTCCTACTAAAGCTTATGCTGAAGAATCGGGGATTTCCATTCAAATGTCGGCTAGAGCACAAAGAGTGAATTGGTTTAAAAAGCTTTGCAAAGAAAACGAATTCGAATATTATGCAACCGCTCATCATTCTGACGATGCCATTGAAACCTATTTTATCAATCAAATTCGAGGTACAGGAATATCTGGGCTGCATGGAATTTTACCTAAGCAAGGCACATTAATTCATCCCCTATTATTTGCCAGCAGAGAAGATATTACTCAGCATGCAGAAGTAAATAATTTAAGTTGGCGAGAAGATAGTTCCAATGCGAAAACTAAATATCTAAGAAACAAAATAAGGCATCAAGTTTTACCTCTTCTACAAGAAATTAATGGAGGTGTTAAACAGACTATCATTGAAAATATGGGTCGATTTTATGAAACTGAACAAATATATCTACAAAAAATAGAGGAGCTCAAGAAAGAATTACTGCTCAAAACTAAAGAAGGCTGGAGTATCCCTTTAGAAACCTTGAGGAGCCATGCTCAAGCAACAACAATTTTATACGAGTTTTTAAAAGAATTTGGTTTTAATTATAGCCAATGCAAACAAGTACTGCAAGAAAACGAGTTCAGTCAAGTTGGAGCCTTATTCTACTCGTCCAGCTATCAATTACTAAGAGACCGAAAATACCTTCTCCTCAAGGAAACAATTTCTGATGATGTGCAGGAGTATGATATTAAATCAACTTCCTCGCCAATAGAAACACCCATAAAATTAAAAATAGAATCCTCAGAAAATACCGATATCATTGCTGATAAGAATATAGCCAAACTGGATGCAGATTTAATAGAATTCCCATTGAAAATTCGTAAATGGAAACAAGGTGATTATTTTTATCCACTGGGAATGAAAGGACAAAAAAAACTTGTTTCTGATTTTTTTATAGACCACAAAATGAGTCTTTTTGAGAAACAGAATACCTGGGTTTTATGCTCTAAAAATAAAATTGTTTGGATTATTGGTCACCGAATTGATAACCGATTCAAAATCAGCTCTCAAACCTCTAAAACTATTATTATCAGCACACTCCCTACTGATTGTTAA